The Poseidonibacter antarcticus genome includes a region encoding these proteins:
- a CDS encoding DnaJ domain-containing protein, with product MDYEEFEKAVNTLGILTRLSKKDLKKKYLKLSKKYHPDMEEGSTQKFLEIKESYDLLCEYIDSYSYSFEKEEFLKQFPSFTNYKNWNR from the coding sequence ATGGATTATGAAGAATTTGAAAAAGCTGTTAATACATTAGGTATATTAACACGATTATCGAAAAAAGATTTAAAGAAAAAGTACTTAAAACTTTCAAAAAAATATCATCCAGATATGGAAGAGGGAAGTACACAGAAGTTTTTGGAAATAAAAGAATCATATGATTTATTATGTGAATATATAGATTCTTATTCTTACTCTTTTGAAAAAGAAGAGTTTTTAAAACAGTTTCCATCATTTACAAATTATAAAAATTGGAATAGGTAA
- a CDS encoding histone H1, translated as MSKKEKELKAKKKLAKKTAKKVSKKKVAKKAPKKTAKKAKSKKVSKKKK; from the coding sequence ATGTCTAAAAAAGAAAAAGAATTAAAAGCAAAGAAAAAATTAGCTAAAAAAACTGCCAAAAAAGTAAGTAAGAAAAAAGTAGCTAAAAAAGCTCCTAAGAAAACTGCTAAAAAAGCAAAAAGCAAAAAAGTTTCTAAAAAAAAGAAATAG
- a CDS encoding TonB-dependent receptor domain-containing protein, whose product MKYIGLSIILPYYLIAQSAIVLDEIKVEGQSQRQTNSITIDLEKEEQHQANSVFDLLKKEASVELGGGGSSNAKRVYVRGVESSTLNISLDGATQGTNIFQHRGNELGINPDILKVLNVKTAPDASKGGALGGSVEMTTKDAQDFVKNGKNTGGIIKAGYSTNTDSKSGSLTAYGVYDKHYGVLASVSGVNNDNYEDGNNDEMLATAYKDRNYFLKFTLDDLNNHDLKLSFNQNSNSGDMQWGKTGSDKGVNVDPALLEDVVSTTTSYTAQHNYSNGNLLNLDTNIYFTNIEVDREKYDYQYDNDTVGIKLQNHFYLDTESFKNKVSVGVQVEDVESTSNAPITSIAATPSHYEPTSSNNKAVFIQNKTTIDNLDINYGARLDKYEFESGLGEASDTTISPNFGLDYKINDNSNVYANYGQSSRMSGTIPFTWAMNIRDNATYSKDLEAEKSTKYELGYELKGESLFTNSDGFIFNANIFRTEINDLIESHSGLTNASGKYSYSGEAGLALTDIKNSDYEYVLKGFEIKGTYFIDNYFGSLSYSQVDTNVFNEVDAGTSGEPLAIRRVGGWDSKKVVLNVGAELLDGLSMDYTLTAVAGIDNADQVTRGGYTTHDISTKYKVGKNWTYYVAVTNLTNKYYAPHTTLSGSSDEDYRRDMGRDFKFSIKYEF is encoded by the coding sequence ATGAAATATATAGGTTTATCAATAATATTACCATACTATTTAATAGCACAAAGTGCAATAGTATTAGACGAAATAAAAGTTGAAGGACAGAGTCAAAGACAAACAAATTCTATTACAATTGATTTAGAAAAAGAAGAACAACATCAAGCAAACTCAGTTTTTGATCTTTTAAAAAAAGAAGCATCAGTAGAACTTGGTGGAGGTGGTTCTTCAAATGCAAAAAGAGTTTACGTACGAGGAGTTGAAAGTTCAACTTTAAATATTAGTCTTGATGGAGCTACACAAGGAACAAATATTTTTCAACATAGAGGAAATGAATTAGGAATAAATCCTGATATTTTAAAAGTTCTTAATGTTAAAACAGCTCCTGATGCTTCAAAAGGTGGTGCACTTGGTGGTTCTGTTGAAATGACAACTAAAGATGCACAAGACTTTGTAAAAAATGGAAAAAATACAGGTGGTATTATAAAAGCTGGCTATAGTACAAATACTGATTCAAAAAGTGGAAGTTTAACAGCTTATGGTGTTTATGATAAGCATTATGGAGTTTTAGCATCTGTTTCTGGCGTAAATAATGATAATTATGAAGATGGAAATAACGATGAAATGTTAGCAACTGCATATAAAGATAGAAATTATTTTTTAAAATTTACACTTGATGACCTTAATAATCATGATTTAAAACTCTCTTTTAATCAAAACTCAAATAGTGGCGATATGCAATGGGGGAAAACAGGAAGTGATAAAGGAGTTAACGTAGATCCAGCATTATTAGAAGATGTAGTATCTACAACTACAAGTTATACTGCACAACATAACTATAGCAATGGAAATTTACTTAATCTTGATACAAATATATACTTTACAAATATAGAAGTAGATAGAGAAAAATACGATTATCAATATGATAATGATACAGTAGGAATTAAACTACAAAACCACTTTTATTTAGATACAGAATCATTTAAAAATAAAGTATCTGTAGGTGTTCAAGTAGAAGATGTAGAATCAACTTCAAATGCACCTATTACAAGTATTGCAGCAACTCCTTCTCATTATGAACCAACAAGTTCAAATAATAAAGCAGTATTTATTCAAAATAAAACAACTATAGATAATCTTGATATTAATTATGGAGCACGATTAGATAAGTATGAATTTGAATCAGGTTTAGGAGAAGCTAGTGATACTACAATTTCTCCAAATTTTGGACTTGATTATAAAATAAATGATAACTCAAATGTATATGCGAACTATGGACAATCATCAAGAATGAGTGGAACAATTCCTTTTACATGGGCTATGAATATTAGAGATAATGCTACATATTCAAAAGATTTAGAAGCAGAAAAATCAACTAAATATGAACTTGGATATGAATTAAAAGGTGAAAGTCTTTTTACTAATTCTGATGGTTTTATCTTTAATGCAAATATTTTTAGAACAGAAATTAATGATTTGATTGAATCACATTCAGGACTTACAAATGCAAGTGGTAAATACAGTTACTCTGGTGAAGCTGGATTAGCATTAACTGATATAAAAAATTCTGACTATGAATATGTTTTAAAAGGTTTTGAAATTAAAGGAACATATTTTATAGATAATTATTTTGGATCGCTTTCATATTCTCAAGTTGATACAAATGTTTTTAATGAAGTAGATGCTGGAACATCTGGTGAACCACTTGCAATAAGAAGAGTTGGTGGATGGGATAGTAAAAAAGTTGTATTAAATGTTGGAGCAGAACTTTTAGATGGATTAAGTATGGACTATACTTTAACAGCTGTTGCAGGTATTGATAATGCTGATCAAGTTACAAGAGGTGGATATACAACTCATGATATTAGTACAAAATATAAAGTAGGTAAAAACTGGACATACTATGTAGCTGTAACTAACTTAACAAATAAATACTATGCTCCTCATACAACTTTATCAGGTTCTAGTGATGAAGATTATAGAAGAGATATGGGTAGAGATTTTAAATTTAGTATAAAATATGAATTTTAA
- a CDS encoding DnaJ domain-containing protein produces MLNNTVIYIFNRIVRLSILFFILYLIFTNFGTFLMIVGIVVVIGFIFIYNLKKKMKTSGFDFQFKQGANFNSNDFRNYNNSNFNGFNNAPRFDEVQKAKDFFGFTHSPTKEEIKKKYKELARKYHPDINDNDDSMMKDLNHYKDVLMKTVE; encoded by the coding sequence ATGCTAAATAATACTGTTATATATATTTTTAATAGAATAGTTCGACTATCAATTTTATTTTTTATTTTATACTTAATTTTTACTAACTTTGGGACATTTTTGATGATTGTTGGAATTGTTGTTGTAATTGGGTTTATATTTATCTACAATTTAAAGAAAAAGATGAAAACAAGTGGTTTCGATTTTCAATTTAAACAAGGTGCAAATTTTAATTCAAATGATTTTAGAAATTATAATAATTCTAATTTCAATGGTTTTAATAATGCCCCAAGATTTGATGAAGTACAAAAAGCAAAAGATTTTTTTGGATTTACTCACTCACCTACAAAAGAAGAGATAAAAAAGAAATACAAAGAACTAGCACGAAAATATCATCCTGATATTAATGACAATGATGATTCAATGATGAAAGATTTAAATCATTATAAAGATGTCTTAATGAAAACTGTTGAATAA
- a CDS encoding DsbA family protein, with amino-acid sequence MVYTLYYVHDPMCSWCYAFKPTLDELQKHLKDDIKLVNVVGGLAPHSDEPMPQNQREMIQNIWYEIEEKTGAKFNHDFWKENTPKRSTYLSCQATMLARYVGKENEMIEAIQEAYYLKAKNPSDASTLIQLAKQIGMDEKKFEQDLNSLKIEKDLEEELNFRRSLYVRSFPSLVLKYKKDVYPINIQFGDYKAMLKQIENMSENTYF; translated from the coding sequence ATGGTTTATACACTTTATTATGTACATGACCCTATGTGTTCTTGGTGTTATGCTTTTAAACCAACACTTGATGAATTACAAAAACATTTAAAAGATGATATAAAATTAGTTAATGTCGTAGGAGGTTTAGCTCCACATTCAGATGAGCCAATGCCTCAAAATCAAAGAGAAATGATTCAAAATATTTGGTATGAAATAGAAGAAAAAACAGGTGCAAAGTTTAATCATGATTTTTGGAAAGAAAATACTCCAAAACGCTCAACTTATCTTTCATGCCAAGCTACAATGCTCGCACGCTATGTTGGAAAAGAAAATGAAATGATTGAAGCTATTCAAGAAGCTTATTATCTAAAAGCAAAAAATCCAAGTGATGCTTCTACTTTAATACAATTAGCAAAACAAATTGGAATGGATGAAAAGAAATTTGAGCAAGATTTAAACTCTTTAAAAATTGAAAAAGACTTAGAAGAAGAGTTAAACTTTAGACGTTCTTTATATGTTAGAAGTTTTCCATCATTGGTTTTAAAATATAAAAAAGATGTTTATCCTATAAATATACAATTTGGTGATTATAAAGCGATGTTAAAACAGATTGAAAATATGAGTGAAAATACATATTTTTAA
- a CDS encoding DUF4139 domain-containing protein — translation MKKINIAISSIILSTVAFANINVKSLDIYKNKTFINQELNTSLNSVDLIGKVRFEDIRFVNNSNCKISNVSVISENYSNDSLSSKIKEYKQKIAFKTNEITSVKNVITNLSSIKFEKDAVNLKNIKEVSTYTQKEIEANYNKIYKLQEELTSLNQELAQLINKKNSNVYSKLNYDASCSGDSKLLVSYPTFNISKNSFYEVNLDSKEKNLEIKNKSFITQSSGNDFENIDINMYTYNYANAVKPQTFKAEYLDIQEPILMKKAQADMVTMEAAPIKMMKTNLRVAPSFSYNETTTKAFFKASNISLKSGVKNAVTFSKDKYKTKNKIEVDGYASSNAFYKVDFKSDKLYSSQNTKFYLDEVYVGQSYINQIKKDEESSLYLGIDSFIDVKKDLIKDMKEEPFFSMSKIKTEKLWKYTITNNSNEEKTITLIERIPLSKHEDIKVKLISNINYTKKEDNGKLSYDITLKPSSKTTLEFGYIIEKPYKK, via the coding sequence ATGAAAAAAATAAATATAGCAATATCATCAATAATTTTAAGTACAGTTGCCTTTGCAAATATAAATGTAAAAAGTCTAGATATTTATAAAAATAAAACATTTATAAATCAGGAATTAAATACAAGTCTAAATAGCGTGGACTTAATCGGAAAAGTTAGATTTGAAGATATTAGGTTTGTAAATAATTCAAATTGCAAAATATCAAATGTATCAGTAATCTCTGAAAATTACTCAAATGATAGTTTATCATCAAAAATCAAAGAGTATAAACAAAAAATCGCTTTTAAAACAAATGAAATAACAAGTGTAAAAAATGTAATAACAAATCTAAGTTCTATAAAGTTTGAAAAAGATGCAGTAAACTTGAAAAATATAAAAGAAGTATCAACATATACACAAAAAGAAATAGAAGCAAATTATAATAAAATCTATAAATTACAAGAAGAACTAACAAGTTTAAACCAAGAATTAGCACAATTAATAAATAAAAAAAATTCAAATGTTTACTCAAAATTAAATTATGATGCAAGTTGTTCAGGAGATTCTAAATTACTAGTTTCTTATCCTACTTTTAATATTTCAAAAAATAGTTTTTATGAAGTAAATTTAGATTCAAAAGAAAAAAACTTAGAAATCAAAAACAAATCATTTATAACACAAAGTTCTGGGAATGATTTTGAAAATATTGATATAAATATGTATACTTACAATTATGCAAATGCAGTTAAACCACAAACTTTCAAAGCAGAATACTTAGATATTCAAGAACCTATTTTAATGAAAAAAGCACAAGCAGATATGGTAACGATGGAAGCTGCTCCTATAAAAATGATGAAAACTAATCTTAGAGTAGCACCAAGTTTTTCATATAATGAAACTACTACAAAAGCTTTTTTCAAAGCTTCGAATATTAGCCTAAAAAGTGGCGTTAAAAATGCTGTAACTTTTTCAAAAGACAAGTATAAAACAAAAAATAAAATAGAAGTAGATGGATATGCAAGTTCAAATGCATTTTATAAAGTAGATTTTAAAAGTGATAAATTATACAGTAGTCAAAATACTAAGTTTTATTTGGATGAGGTTTATGTGGGACAATCTTATATAAATCAAATCAAAAAAGATGAAGAAAGTTCACTTTATTTAGGAATTGATAGTTTTATTGATGTAAAAAAAGATTTAATAAAAGATATGAAAGAAGAACCATTCTTTTCTATGTCAAAAATCAAAACTGAAAAACTATGGAAATATACAATTACAAATAATTCAAATGAAGAAAAAACTATTACTTTAATTGAAAGAATACCTCTTAGTAAACACGAAGATATTAAAGTAAAATTAATTTCCAACATTAACTACACAAAAAAAGAAGATAATGGAAAACTTAGCTATGATATTACTTTAAAACCAAGTTCAAAAACAACACTTGAATTTGGATATATTATAGAAAAACCTTATAAAAAATAA
- a CDS encoding CcdB family protein yields the protein MAQFDVYKNENERTNKEVPYLLDIQNDILSSLDTRVVIPLVFSLAKVDKLTKELKIKDEIVYLYTDQMATIGLSLLNEKICSIKEQGDEIKNSIDFLIYGF from the coding sequence ATGGCTCAATTTGATGTTTATAAAAATGAAAATGAAAGAACTAATAAAGAAGTTCCATATTTATTAGATATACAAAACGATATTTTATCTTCTTTAGATACACGTGTTGTTATTCCTTTGGTTTTTTCTTTAGCAAAAGTTGATAAACTTACAAAAGAGTTAAAAATAAAAGATGAAATAGTTTATTTATATACTGATCAAATGGCTACTATTGGACTTTCATTATTAAATGAAAAAATATGTTCTATAAAAGAGCAAGGCGATGAGATTAAAAACTCGATTGATTTTTTAATTTATGGATTTTAA
- a CDS encoding phosphate-starvation-inducible PsiE family protein, which yields MKYTILNFFKDKLYIELSIASVLFLIALATNMLMDFIIYMLYFIIFLEIVRAVVNYIREERVALSLLVDAFIILALREFIVNVVKVNKENLATMADLFSSPINLNLFVLSGVIIFLLGVRFLSVRTSQRYMFGRKEKHIEED from the coding sequence ATGAAATATACAATATTGAATTTTTTTAAAGATAAATTATATATAGAATTATCAATTGCAAGTGTATTATTTTTGATTGCACTTGCTACTAATATGTTAATGGATTTTATTATATATATGCTTTATTTTATAATTTTTTTAGAAATTGTAAGAGCTGTTGTAAACTACATAAGAGAAGAAAGAGTTGCTTTATCTTTACTTGTAGATGCTTTTATAATTCTTGCATTAAGAGAGTTTATTGTAAATGTTGTAAAAGTAAATAAAGAAAATCTAGCAACGATGGCGGATCTTTTTTCAAGTCCTATAAATTTAAATTTATTTGTTTTATCAGGTGTAATTATATTTTTATTAGGGGTGAGATTTTTATCTGTTAGAACTTCTCAAAGATATATGTTTGGTAGAAAAGAAAAACATATAGAAGAAGACTAG
- a CDS encoding phosphotransferase gives MKITDLEKYNIFDNEKLEKLEKLENQGVCNIIYKLDTSKKQYLIRVFKITHQDKKSRHHEFEIQKKAYKIGIAAKPYILDEENSLMICDFLEGKHKSKLKKNKLNALVDSMKKLHKIKVNKKTYKLKKDFENFKKILKDKKSQKLIRNSFKELKKLEKYKFEAVNTHHDLNINNVLFYKNKARFIDWEFARVNDRFFDIANICFEFKLSKKQEKQVLKRYFKKLKNKDIKKLASYKKVYENLWILWFASQNIN, from the coding sequence ATGAAAATCACAGATTTAGAAAAATATAATATATTTGATAATGAAAAACTAGAAAAGTTAGAGAAACTCGAAAATCAAGGTGTTTGTAACATTATTTATAAATTAGATACTTCAAAAAAGCAGTATCTAATTAGAGTATTTAAAATTACTCATCAAGATAAAAAAAGTAGACATCACGAGTTTGAAATTCAAAAAAAAGCATATAAAATTGGAATTGCTGCAAAACCATATATTTTAGATGAAGAAAACTCTTTAATGATATGTGATTTTTTAGAAGGCAAACATAAAAGTAAATTAAAGAAAAATAAACTAAATGCCCTAGTAGATTCTATGAAAAAACTTCATAAAATAAAAGTAAATAAAAAAACTTATAAACTAAAAAAAGATTTTGAAAATTTTAAAAAGATTTTGAAAGATAAAAAATCTCAAAAATTAATTAGAAATTCATTTAAAGAGTTGAAAAAATTAGAAAAGTACAAGTTTGAAGCTGTAAATACTCACCATGATTTAAATATTAACAATGTTTTATTTTATAAAAATAAAGCTAGATTTATTGATTGGGAATTTGCACGTGTAAATGATAGATTTTTTGATATTGCTAATATTTGTTTTGAATTTAAATTAAGTAAAAAACAAGAAAAACAAGTTTTAAAAAGATATTTTAAAAAGCTTAAAAATAAAGATATTAAAAAACTAGCTTCTTATAAAAAAGTTTATGAAAACCTATGGATTTTATGGTTTGCAAGTCAAAATATAAACTAA
- a CDS encoding glutathione peroxidase, translated as MSIYDFSVKDINSKEVSMSKYKNKVLLIVNVASKCGFTSQYEGLENLYKKYKNEDFMILGFPSNQFSNQEPGTNKEIQEFCSLTYGVDFDMFSKVDVNGENEIPLYTYLKKEASGVLGTKSIKWNFTKFLVDKNGKVVDRFGSTTKPEDIEDDIKKLL; from the coding sequence ATGTCAATTTATGATTTTAGTGTAAAAGATATAAACTCAAAAGAAGTTTCAATGTCAAAATACAAAAACAAAGTTTTACTAATTGTAAATGTAGCTAGTAAATGTGGATTTACAAGTCAATATGAAGGTTTGGAAAACTTATATAAAAAATATAAAAATGAAGACTTTATGATTTTAGGATTTCCTTCAAATCAATTCTCAAATCAAGAACCAGGAACTAATAAAGAAATACAAGAATTTTGTAGCTTAACTTATGGTGTTGATTTTGATATGTTCTCAAAAGTTGATGTAAATGGTGAAAATGAAATTCCTTTATACACTTATCTTAAAAAAGAAGCTTCAGGAGTTTTAGGAACAAAAAGTATTAAATGGAACTTTACAAAATTTTTAGTTGATAAAAATGGAAAAGTAGTAGATAGATTTGGTTCAACTACAAAACCAGAAGATATTGAAGATGATATTAAAAAGCTTCTTTAA
- a CDS encoding SprT-like domain-containing protein: MFIQQLKKIFLIVVILSCFLLTYLWYDNYLFSTNPLSKEIQNKIYQKHQTLKYLTYKYFKIKKIFPIIVSDELDSSKFGMAVYSKDSKITIYLNKKRFKENEDYMINDVIPHEYAHAIMFQMRDFSDENSGHSKKWQNICKKLEGLRCDRFVNHQDILIEKTNLFK, translated from the coding sequence ATGTTTATTCAACAACTTAAAAAAATTTTCTTAATAGTTGTTATTCTTTCTTGTTTTTTACTTACATACCTTTGGTATGATAATTATTTATTCTCTACAAATCCCCTATCAAAAGAAATACAAAATAAAATATATCAAAAACATCAAACTTTAAAATACTTAACTTATAAATATTTCAAAATTAAAAAGATTTTTCCTATTATAGTTTCAGATGAATTAGATTCAAGTAAGTTTGGAATGGCAGTTTATTCAAAAGATTCTAAAATAACAATTTATTTAAATAAAAAAAGATTCAAAGAAAATGAAGATTATATGATAAATGATGTTATCCCTCATGAATATGCTCATGCAATTATGTTTCAAATGCGAGATTTTTCTGATGAAAATAGTGGTCATTCAAAAAAATGGCAAAATATTTGTAAAAAATTAGAAGGTTTAAGATGTGATAGATTTGTTAATCATCAAGATATTTTGATTGAAAAAACAAATCTATTTAAGTAA
- a CDS encoding ADP-ribosylglycohydrolase family protein → MFDRKKIKELILTSLIADAYSLGAHWVYDEKQLKDPSINWDELNTPLSVWHKGKVAGEFTHYGDQTYWLYKFLEDKETFDENEYLKYWQEKMASYNGYIDGATRETLENIKNDVVPSGSKSTDLSIIGRITPLLLVSKSKEEFLENVEKFVKLTHNSTKAINASNFFAKVLLECLDGKDIEETLVSLKEQSSEDIKNFVNRGIASKDKDTFETIREFGPACDIDEGFSGIIHLLSKYTNLKDMLINNAKAGGDSSSRAMIASVIFMSNKSITQIPKNWLAIKVEI, encoded by the coding sequence ATGTTTGATAGAAAAAAAATAAAAGAATTAATTTTAACATCTTTAATAGCAGATGCATACTCTCTAGGTGCTCATTGGGTTTATGATGAAAAACAATTAAAAGACCCTTCAATAAATTGGGATGAGTTAAACACTCCTTTATCTGTTTGGCATAAAGGTAAAGTTGCAGGAGAATTTACTCACTATGGTGACCAAACTTATTGGTTATATAAATTCTTAGAAGACAAAGAAACATTTGATGAAAATGAGTATTTAAAGTATTGGCAAGAAAAAATGGCTTCATATAATGGTTATATTGATGGGGCTACAAGAGAAACACTAGAAAATATCAAAAATGATGTGGTTCCAAGCGGTTCAAAGTCTACTGATTTATCAATAATTGGAAGAATTACACCATTATTATTAGTTTCAAAATCAAAAGAAGAGTTTCTTGAAAATGTAGAAAAATTTGTAAAACTTACACATAATTCTACAAAAGCAATAAATGCTTCTAATTTCTTTGCAAAAGTTTTACTTGAATGTTTAGATGGAAAAGATATTGAAGAAACTCTAGTAAGTCTAAAAGAACAAAGTAGTGAAGATATTAAAAATTTTGTAAATAGAGGAATTGCCTCAAAAGATAAAGATACATTTGAAACAATAAGAGAATTTGGTCCAGCTTGTGATATTGATGAAGGATTCTCAGGAATAATTCACCTTCTAAGTAAATATACAAACTTAAAAGATATGTTAATAAACAATGCAAAAGCAGGTGGTGATTCTAGTTCTAGAGCAATGATTGCTTCAGTAATTTTTATGAGTAATAAATCTATTACACAAATACCAAAAAATTGGTTGGCAATAAAAGTAGAGATTTAA
- a CDS encoding type II toxin-antitoxin system CcdA family antitoxin: MTRKMTITLEDTLLDELDSMAISLGKKKSQIVREALNSYLNLNSKEEKIKKWQEENKDAIKNHNKRLKEHGIILEEHRIF; the protein is encoded by the coding sequence ATGACTAGAAAAATGACGATTACTTTAGAGGATACTTTACTTGATGAGTTGGATTCTATGGCTATTTCTTTGGGTAAAAAAAAGAGTCAAATTGTTAGAGAAGCTTTAAACTCTTATTTAAACTTAAATTCAAAAGAAGAGAAAATAAAAAAATGGCAAGAAGAGAATAAAGATGCAATTAAAAATCATAATAAAAGATTAAAAGAACATGGAATTATTTTAGAAGAACATAGGATATTTTAA
- a CDS encoding SOS response-associated peptidase — MPGRLSIYNDKAFKIDAKELIKNDMVGELNPRYNIPPTIPIPALLNNGNYLYTHFGYLPSWAFSKASMNINARSESIYEKKTFRDSFKYRRCIIPINGFYEWAKEDKEKTPYLVSDIKNEYLALAGIWDEYFDTELNMKIVTVALITCDANEKLGKIHHRMPVVLEKKDFSTWLNSSDLREVIKLFSVYPNEKIKMYEVTSEVNKVLFNEPSCIDEVIKIDKKDEEIKEVGQLSLF, encoded by the coding sequence ATGCCAGGAAGATTAAGTATATACAATGACAAAGCCTTTAAAATTGATGCAAAAGAGTTAATCAAAAATGATATGGTAGGGGAGTTAAATCCTAGATATAATATTCCTCCAACTATTCCTATTCCTGCGCTTTTAAACAATGGGAACTATTTATATACACATTTTGGATACTTGCCTTCTTGGGCGTTTTCAAAGGCTTCTATGAATATAAATGCACGTAGTGAAAGTATTTATGAAAAGAAAACTTTTAGAGATTCTTTTAAATACAGAAGATGTATTATTCCAATAAATGGTTTTTATGAGTGGGCAAAAGAGGATAAAGAAAAAACTCCATATTTAGTAAGTGATATAAAAAATGAATATTTAGCCTTAGCAGGTATTTGGGATGAGTATTTTGATACTGAACTTAATATGAAAATAGTTACAGTTGCTTTGATTACTTGTGATGCAAATGAAAAACTTGGGAAAATACATCATCGAATGCCTGTAGTCTTAGAAAAAAAAGATTTTAGCACTTGGTTAAATTCTTCAGATTTAAGAGAAGTAATAAAGCTCTTTTCTGTATATCCAAATGAAAAAATAAAAATGTATGAAGTTACAAGTGAAGTAAATAAAGTATTATTTAATGAACCTTCATGTATTGATGAGGTGATTAAAATAGATAAAAAAGATGAAGAGATAAAAGAAGTAGGGCAGTTATCTCTTTTTTAG